A part of Diachasmimorpha longicaudata isolate KC_UGA_2023 chromosome 11, iyDiaLong2, whole genome shotgun sequence genomic DNA contains:
- the LOC135167254 gene encoding integrin-linked protein kinase homolog pat-4, whose protein sequence is MEDIFQWCREGNAMQVRVWLDDTEHDMNQGDDHGFSPLHWCAKEGHSKLAELLVSRGARINATNRGDDTPLHLASAHGNREIVQLLLRNRADVNVTNEHGNTALHYACFWGDQAVAEDLVAAGALVSIANKDGDTPLDKARGPLAKRLHDLAVEFGQDLKKIQFKDQSWLGLKTRSRDATLSRHKGINMAELSLHTHLASTPSGETWRGRWQNNDIVAKILNLRECTARISRDFNEEFPKLRIFSHPNVLPVLGCVNQPPQLVTVSQYMARGSLHRLLHGGTGVVVDTARALRLALDVARAMAFLHGLERQNRCRFHLNSKHVMIDEDLTARVNMADSKFSFQEVGRIYEPAWMSPEALSKRSSDINLEASDMWSFAVLLWELATREVPFADLSPMECGMKIALEDLRVEIPRGISPHLAKLIRICMNEDPGKRPSFDMVVPILDKMKR, encoded by the exons ATGGAGGATATATTCCAGTGGTGTCGGGAAGGAAATGCAATGCAGGTTCGGGTTTGGCTCGATGATACTGAACATGACATGAATCAAGG gGATGATCATGGATTCAGTCCGCTCCATTGGTGTGCGAAAGAGGGCCACTCGAAACTAGCAGAACTTCTTGTTAGCAGAGGTGCGAGAATAAATGCCACTAATCGAGGTGATGACACTCCTCTTCACCTAGCCTCTGCCCACGGCAACAGGGAAATAGTACAATTG CTTTTACGCAACAGAGCAGACGTCAATGTTACTAATGAGCACGGTAACACGGCTCTCCACTATGCCTGCTTCTGGGGGGATCAAGCAGTCGCTGAGGACCTGGTCGCAGCTGGGGCACTTGTTTCCATTGCTAATAAAGATGGGGATACCCCCTTGGATAAAGCAAGAGGACCTCTAGCCAAACGTCTCCATG ATTTGGCGGTGGAGTTCGGCCAAGATctgaagaaaattcaattcaaagaTCAAAGTTGGCTGGGATTAAAGACCAGAAGTC GTGATGCAACTCTATCCCGACATAAGGGGATAAATATGGCTGAGCTGTCATTGCACACTCACTTGGCAAGCACCCCAAGTGGTGAAACTTGGCGTGGACGGTGGCAAAATAACGACATTGTTGCTAAAATCCTCAATTTAAGAGAGTGCACAGCTCGTATATCTCGTGATTTCAATGAAGAATTTCCaaagttgagaattttttctcatcccaATGTCCTTCCTGTCCTGGGTTGTGTCAATCAGCCACCGCAGCTAGTCACGGTGTCTCAGTATATGGCAAGGGGCAGCTTACATCGTCTCTTACACGGTGGTACGGGCGTTGTTGTTGATACAGCACGTGCACTGAGACTAGCACTCGATGTTGCCCGAGCCATGGCTTTTCTCCACGGTCTCGAGAGACAGAACAGATGTAGATTCCACTTAAACAGCAAACACGTTATG ATCGACGAGGACCTCACAGCTCGTGTCAACATGGCagattcaaaattttcattccaagAAGTCGGGCGAATTTATGAACCAGCATGGATGTCACCAGAGGCACTCAGCAAACGTTCCTCTGATATTAATTTGGAGGCCAGCGACATGTGGAGCTTTGCCGTTCTATTGTGGGAACTGGCAACTCGCGAGGTGCCATTTGCTGATCTTTCGCCTATGGAGTGTGGAATGAAG ATTGCGTTGGAGGATCTACGCGTGGAAATACCTCGAGGAATTTCACCTCACCTCGCTAAGCTCATTCGTATTTGCATGAATGAGGATCCAGGTAAACGCCCCTCTTTCGACATGGTCGTACCGATTTTGGATAAAATGAAGCGTTAA
- the LOC135167246 gene encoding titin, which yields MEGQDVKGRSRASSTSSYGREVRCGCQYFQSDSLLPERRAMMMRPSSRNANPMATSHTCDHEYEPVGAAWVPRTMAPTTAPVVRIIDTDVVPVADSDDSIDVKGRFTPGPVLDDDDVVLPLDGQIEDNAMEARELGSGDTSDDLEHETAQQLQDRLEEQFLKAATPGTEPRADEEVNTSQVDSSAKEELPQRRGARGFPQRLRSQAGKLRSRIKGIQRPNFTFPIERKKSPKVRSSEHSKSSDKTRSSDKSKSPEGSQKRESTKDKPSRIDRIKSSLLERPKFSLPDKSKFPNFPKLPSRSSFHLPSLPGRRKTPSLGEQQRQHSSESTAGSRRNIFDFSTVPRLFDRKSKEHGEYATSSPKESRAQSAESTTLPRVKKSPASFGSRWTARFTDIKLDDEEEIEKPWKHPNLEKPRLSLRGQESVEDPEPIGWIDEHRASIQGEDLPYDLQGSKPEIIEEATIPKLSKIIHRDSEESYEPELPQIDPRLYGDQDIGRLEREELQQEMYRVSFGAVDPHDHHIKRYPSSEGRDSKTEEEGVNDQEPEDGEEEEERYSSEPEDESAQSDREQQPSSGSSYERRRRGVIEEIDSDEIFVRMKGISQDDMTVAKYLTSEIREALRAPGNALADEIMVLDSPPQPPPRRPARKRNLRQRKESLESIENIPPNRPKRILRRSEESDYGSNIIDNSDSLSGSHHRIVYHAESAPMDLSHVEPLDDIIVVKPLRRKSRSSLRSSSLVPSEPILEVYPEMSPPPVPQRRKRRAQEIKQQVNGIESCNGHHTPDLELWRTEIIRPQSEPPVKPARMASRETMNIITKVEDDYIEPQSGLDLELEMERAPVPPKRRSRSRGTSIFQDDDIISRGAESIDVAYIDDDEEDNERISRDDTDSRDFPGYAVIDKKEKPPRPPPPRKRRDKFATTPRRSSGPLRPQRAYSTLRPRSYDRPEEDQVTPYDEIDPEEGHELEDIDGEHLRELMSGQVMMKMAGRPLPAPPRPLRTKGKDRAQGRQEDEQDLSTYASSTQTDPLPDDMIIEEEIIQARAVITSSLTGSQILVSTERIPTPRPFQITAISHEEISSLDHDVLRGTSTRSEPELARKRRDDTPDRDLGVPHVPPLPSQALLSEFSDVPPQRPPRTRSQSLSVRGDDSHDPRVSAIEELEERLTALLTSETFKIANLEVGDLRVDKLSVSTLEAHKIAVSELDAIVVSASEITCAEDDEPVINPSLLRELVAIRNQLEAVAASQPQSSPGTPFRVPEDSPNDSKTESTIIEVKESKAGSPKQHQLQLEPLSKSMETRALYSSQGSEQVPIREISHQEDPVKELSPTSSKSTSRADSPMRTISTGPLMSRETASPVRSLPPAISVTPDTVEPSLPPEAPTVLHKQFETSESKPQRATISYSAETSPESPESLERSSPIPPQFIAFQTSQIPPQFFALSSPQIQTHQQVSNSGNDEPGVIDMTQQLLRALRRAGKRAMRHFVSYVVSRVSQEETDAKIREVELTLCALLLIIAGLLIVCFAAPRTVNHHHHWDYFNPPRL from the exons ATGGAGGGGCAAGATGTCAAGGGTCGATCACGAGCCTCATCAACATCCAGCTATGGCAGAGAAGTGCGATGCGGTTGTCAGTATTTCCAGAGTGACTCATTGCTACCAGAGAGACGTGCCATGATGATGAGACCCTCGTCCAGAAATGCTAATCCAATGGCAACGTCCCATACCTG TGATCATGAGTATGAGCCGGTTGGCGCCGCGTGGGTACCGAGGACAATGGCCCCGACTACGGCGCCAGTTGTCAGGATCATCGACACGGACGTCGTGCCCGTCGCCGATAGCGATGATAGCATCGACGTCAAAGGCCGATTTACTCCTGGTCCGGTTCTTGATGACGATGATGTGGTGCTTCCCCTCGATGGACAAATCGAGGATAATGCTATGGAAGCTAGAGAGCTCGGGAGTGGTGATACGTCTGATGACCTGGAGCATGAAACTGCACAGCAACTGCAGGATCGACTTGAAGAGCAATTCCTGAAGGCTGCTACACCCGGTACCGAACCCAGGGCTGATGAAGAAGTCAATACCAGTCAG GTGGACTCATCGGCAAAGGAGGAATTACCACAACGTCGCGGCGCCCGTGGTTTTCCCCAGCGTTTGCGCTCTCAGGCCGGAAAACTTCGTTCCCGCATAAAAGGCATTCAACGACCCAATTTTACTTTTCCAAtcgaacgaaaaaaatcccccaaagTGCGCTCATCCGAGCATTCGAAATCTTCTGACAAAACAAGATCATCCGATAAATCAAAATCCCCAGAGGGTTCACAAAAACGTGAATCGACAAAAGATAAACCGAGTAGAATAGATCGAATAAAATCATCACTGCTGGAGCGACCAAAATTTTCACTTCCGgataaatcaaaatttccaaattttccaaagCTACCGAGTAGATCGAGTTTTCATCTGCCGAGTCTACCGGGTAGACGTAAAACCCCAAGCCTTGGAGAACAACAGAGACAGCACTCGAGTGAATCGACTGCAGGGTcaagaagaaatatttttgacttTTCCACTGTGCCAAGATTATTCGATCGAAAGTCAAAGGAGCACGGTGAGTATGCCACATCATCGCCTAAGGAATCCAGAGCGCAGTCAGCTGAGAGCACGACCTTACCAAGAGTTAAAAAGTCCCCAGCATCGTTTGGAAGCCGATGGACAGCTCGTTTCACGGACATTAAACTCGATGACGAAGAAGAGATAGAGAAGCCTTGGAAGCATCCTAACTTAGAGAAGCCAAGGCTCTCATTGCGTGGACAGGAATCAGTCGAGGACCCAGAACCAATAGGATGGATTGACGAGCATCGAGCTAGTATCCAGGGAGAAGACCTTCCCTACGATCTACAAGGATCAAAACCGGAGATAATTGAAGAGGCGACTATCCCCAAGTTATCCAAGATCATTCACCGGGATTCCGAGGAGTCCTACGAGCCAGAACTCCCCCAAATTGATCCGAGACTGTACGGTGATCAAGACATTGGTCGCCTAGAAAGGGAGGAATTACAGCAAGAAATGTACAGAGTCTCATTCGGCGCTGTCGATCCTCACGATCATCACATCAAGCGATACCCGTCCTCGGAAGGAAGAGATTCCAAGACCGAGGAGGAAGGAGTGAATGATCAGGAGCCGGAGGATGGGGAAGAGGAAGAGGAGCGTTACTCGAGTGAACCCGAAGATGAGTCCGCTCAGTCTGATCGAGAACAACAGCCATCAAGTGGAAGTTCCTACGAGAGAAGACGTCGAGGTGTTATTGAGGAGATAGATTCCGATGAAATTTTTGTGAGGATGAAAGGAATTAGCCAGGACGACATGACAGTGGCAAAGTACTTGACATCAGAGATAAGAGAGGCATTGAGAGCGCCAGGAAATGCATTAGCAGACGAGATAATGGTCCTCGATTCTCCACCTCAACCGCCCCCTCGGCGTCCCGCTCGCAAGAGAAATCTCCGTCAACGAAAGGAGTCCCTGGAGTCAATCGAAAATATTCCCCCCAACAGGCCCAAACGGATCTTACGAAGAAGTGAAGAATCAGATTATGGATCTAATATTATAGATAACTCTGACAGTCTCTCAGGCTCTCATCATCGCATCGTCTATCATGCAGAATCAGCCCCAATGGACCTCAGTCATGTTGAGCCTCTGGATGACATCATTGTGGTGAAACCCCTCCGGAGAAAATCCAGATCATCATTGAGAAGTTCTTCTCTAGTCCCTTCCGAACCAATTCTCGAGGTCTACCCGGAAATGTCTCCTCCACCAGTCCCTCAGAGACGCAAACGACGCGCTCAAGAAATAAAACAGCAAGTAAATGGGATAGAATCGTGCAATGGACATCACACACCAGATCTGGAGCTCTGGAGAACTGAGATCATACGTCCACAGTCAGAGCCTCCGGTGAAACCCGCGAGAATGGCCAGCAGGGAAACCATGAACATAATAACTAAAGTAGAAGATGATTACATTGAACCACAATCAGGACTAGACCTGGAGCTCGAAATGGAGCGCGCTCCAGTGCCACCAAAGAGACGTTCAAGATCCAGAGGAACTTCAATATTCCAGGACGATGATATTATTTCTAGAGGAGCTGAATCAATAGATGTAGCGTACATAGATGACGATGAAGAGGACAATGAGAGAATTTCCAGAGACGACACCGACTCACGAGATTTTCCTGGTTATGCAGTTATCGATAAGAAAGAGAAGCCTCCAAGACCTCCACCGCCTAGAAAACGTCGAGATAAATTCGCAACGACCCCGCGACGATCTTCCGGGCCCTTGAGACCCCAGAGAGCTTACAGTACACTCCGTCCAAGGTCTTATGATCGGCCAGAAGAAGATCAAGTGACGCCTTACGATGAAATTGACCCAGAAGAGGGGCATGAATTAGAAGATATCGATGGAGAACACCTGCGGGAGCTCATGAGTGGCCAGGTAATGATGAAGATGGCAGGAAGACCCTTACCTGCACCACCTAGACCTCTCCGCACCAAAGGGAAGGATAGAGCACAAGGGCGACAAGAGGACGAACAAGATTTATCGACTTACGCATCTTCCACACAGACTGATCCCCTGCCTGATGACATGATCATTGAGGAGGAAATCATACAAGCTAGGGCTGTCATCACTTCCTCATTAACCGGATCACAGATCCTGGTGTCCACTGAACGAATACCCACTCCCCGTCCGTTTCAAATTACAGCAATTTCTCATGAGGAAATCTCTAGTCTCGATCACGATGTGTTAAGGGGTACATCAACGAGATCAGAACCGGAATTAGCGAGAAAACGAAGGGATGACACCCCTGACAGAGACTTGGGCGTTCCTCATGTGCCACCTCTTCCATCTCAAGCATTActttcagaattttcagaTGTTCCACCTCAACGACCACCAAGAACCAGAAGTCAAAGTCTCTCGGTACGAGGGGATGACAGTCATGACCCAAGAGTGTCAGCAATTGAGGAGTTAGAGGAGAGATTGACGGCTTTACTGACCAGTGAGACATTTAAAATAGCAAACTTGGAGGTTGGAGATTTACGAGTTGATAAACTGAGTGTTTCAACTCTGGAGGCTCATAAAATAGCAGTATCTGAATTGGATGCCATCGTAGTATCAGCATCGGAGATAACTTGTGCTGAGGACGATGAGCCTGTGATCAATCCTTCGTTATTGAGGGAGTTGGTAGCAATTCGGAATCAATTGGAGGCTGTAGCAGCTTCTCAACCTCAATCGTCCCCTGGAACACCTTTCCGAGTGCCGGAGGATTCCCCAAATGACTCCAAGACTGAATCAACAATCATCGAAGTTAAGGAATCAAAGGCAGGGTCTCCAAAACAGCATCAATTGCAATTAGAGCCCTTGTCGAAATCGATGGAGACTCGTGCATTGTACTCAAGTCAGGGATCTGAGCAAGTGCCTATCAGAGAGATTTCCCACCAAGAGGACCCTGTCAAAGAACTATCCCCAACATCATCCAAATCAACATCAAGGGCAGACTCACCAATGAGGACGATCTCCACAGGACCCTTGATGAGCAGAGAAACTGCATCTCCAGTTCGATCACTCCCCCCTGCCATTTCAGTTACTCCAGACACAGTGGAGCCATCACTCCCTCCAGAGGCGCCGACGGTGCTCCACAAACAATTCGAAACGTCCGAATCAAAACCACAACGTGCAACAATATCATACTCAGCAGAAACTTCCCCAGAATCTCCAGAATCTCTAGAACGTTCATCACCGATACCACCTCAGTTTATCGCATTTCAGACGTCCCAAATACCTCCCCAATTTTTCGCCCTCTCCTCACCACAAATTCAAACTCACCAGCAAGTCTCTAACTCTGGTAACGATGAACCAGGTGTTATTGATATGACACAGCAGTTACTGCGAGCCTTGAGGCGAGCTGGTAAACGTGCAATGCGTCATTTTGTCAGTTACGTTGTTTCCAGAGTTAGTCAggaagaaactgatgcaaagaTCAGAGAGGTAGAACTAACACTATGTGCTCTTCTACTGATCATTGCTGGGCTTCTTATTGTTTGTTTTGCTGCTCCCAGAACTGTTAACCACCATCATCATTGGGATTACTTCAATCCCCCTCGGTTGTAG
- the LOC135167257 gene encoding negative elongation factor E, which produces MVYLHFPSNLTEEELMLQAKYNKLKRKKKALQDLKTPKPEPERMPQAPKRPTEARDAREVAKKLIKSGVITAPKTPKRPEQSFKRPRGLERKLNSTEKTVCSYQPFSATQAEEEEAEAAARPRVKDLYESFVSAQSTEEHPPAARPTPTKIEHKPRTGNTIFVCGYKISEDFLKKHFSSFGNIINITMEAEKNRGFVTFDKSDAAERAINDMDGSMVSSIQLKVSLARRQPIIDPINDTTSSSMWSSIAANYSQKSAHKDRRDMKVYEEDLFQ; this is translated from the exons ATGGTTTATTTACATTTCCCATCCAATTTGACGGAGGAAGAGTTGATGCTGCAGGCCAAATATAACAAACTGAAGAGAAAA AAAAAAGCTCTCCAAGACTTGAAAACTCCAAAACCAGAGCCCGAGCGAATGCCCCAAGCTCCAAAACGTCCAACAGAAGCCAGAGATGCACGTGAGGTGGCGAAAAAACTGATAAAATCAGGCGTTATCACTGCACCTAAAACTCCAAAACGACCGGAGCAGTCGTTCAAGCGTCCTCGAGGTCTAGAGCGAAAGCTAAACAGCACAGAGAAGACAGTTTGCTCGTATCAACCTTTCTCAGCAACACAGGCAGAGGAGGAGGAGGCTGAGGCAGCTGCTAGACCTCGTGTCAAGGACCTCTATGAGAGTTTCGTAAGTGCACAGAGTACTGAGGAACATCCACCAGCGGCTAGGCCCACCCCAACCAAAATTGAACATAAACCTAGGACTGGTAATACGATTTTTGTCTGTGGATATAAGATTTCTGaggattttttgaagaaacaCTTCAGCTCATTTGGGAATATTATCAATATCACGATGGAAGCTGAAAAGAA CCGAGGTTTCGTAACATTCGACAAGTCTGATGCAGCAGAGCGGGCGATAAATGACATGGACGGCAGCATGGTGTCCTCAATCCAGCTGAAGGTGTCCCTCGCTCGTCGCCAGCCAATAATTGACCCAATAAATGACACAACATCCAGCTCTATGTGGTCATCAATAGCAGCGAATTACTCTCAAAAATCAGCCCACAAAGACCGAAGGGATATGAAAGTTTATGAAGAGGATCTCTTTCAGTAA
- the LOC135167161 gene encoding protein SCAI, giving the protein MVMMAGMDDHERKIVLEFGHLLEKSKQLFNGLRDLPQYGHKQWQAYFGRTFDIYTKLWKFQQQHRAILDTKYGLKRWQIGEIASKIGQLYYHYYLRTSETSYLHEAYSFYAAIRGRAYYSRAAKEDRSDLMVKKLRYYARFIVVCLLLNKMKLVRELVQELDTQIADYASTYEPEDQVEWNLVLEEIKGFVKAESAVGVLHADSNPVVLTHRLGPLTSPPIERSPPMCLTLQEILIVGNSADQVKFSELSVDMFRMVQTLEREPRDDPTHMHDASPAGRLPFRPGPYPPENGMPRRENPHKYLLYKPTYSQVQVFLASGFKELPANGALLLYLSADGCFSTVKHPEEMGYDLGGVTTSNKRDPEHGKRLSGGKEPHCLYPGDLYPFTRKPLFVVVDSDNSYVFKQIPRYFGQPLMVLMSPQETPSTLRDVRHGGSLFTLFLHSPLAAFCLICNVGSLAVHHWERCQNHVERFLIEASRLVIRSRCESSILQFFGDDFLRLLVVRYVFCDVVLHLHRSFRGRHQRPCCHPPLPEAEVLQHPALHHIVLDLAACIDAREHFPDSNELA; this is encoded by the exons ATGGTCATGATGGCTGGCATGGACGACCACGAGAGAAAAATCGTACTGGAGTTTGGtcatttgttggaaaaaaGCAAACAGCTGTTCAATGGTCTACGCGACCTACCCCAGTATGGTCACAAGCAGTGGCAGGCCTACTTTGGAAGGACCTTCGATATATATACAAAGTTGTGGAAATTTCAGCAACAACACag AGCAATTTTGGACACGAAGTACGGTCTGAAGCGCTGGCAAATCGGTGAGATAGCAAGTAAAATTGGCCAGCTTTATTATCACTATTACCTACGTACAAGTGAAACAAGTTACCTACACGAGGCATACTCATTCTATGCAGCAATAAGAGGACGTGCATACTACAGTCGTGCAGCTAAGGAGGATCGTAGTGATTTAATGGTGAAAAAATTACGTTACTACGCTCGTTTTATCGTTGTTTGTTTATTACTTAACAAAATGAAATTAGTACGCGAACTTGTCCAAGAATTGGATACCCAAATAGCCGATTACGCAAGTACTTATGAGCCAGAGGATCAGGTTGAATGGAATTTAGTACTCGAGGAGATAAAGGGTTTTGTTAAAGCTGAATCGGCGGTCGGTGTATTACATGCCGACTCAAATCCCGTTGTATTGACGCATCGCCTTGGTCCGTTGACGTCACCGCCCATCGAGCGATCGCCACCCATGTGCCTAACTCTCCAAGAGATACTTATTGTTGGAAATTCCGCCGATCAGGTTAAATTCAGTGAATTATCAGTTGACATGTTTAGAATGGTACAGACACTCGAGCGAGAACCACGAGATGATCCTACACACATGCATGATGCATCACCAGCAGGTAGATTGCCATTCCGACCAGGACCATATCCACCTGAAAATGGTATGCCACGACGTGAAAATCCTCACAAGTACCTGTTGTACAAACCCACCTACAGTCAGGTTCAGGTTTTTCTCGCCAGTGGTTTTAAGGAACTCCCTGCCAATGGTGCACTGCTACTTTATTTATCGGCAGACGGCTGCTTCTCCACAGTTAAGCATCCTGAGGAAA TGGGATACGACCTGGGTGGTGTGACAACTAGCAACAAACGCGATCCGGAGCACGGAAAGAGGCTCAGCGGTGGGAAAGAGCCCCATTGCCTCTATCCCGGTGATCTCTATCCATTCACAAGAAAGCCCCTCTTCGTGGTAGTCGACTCGGACAATAGTTACGTATTCAAGCAGATACCAAGATACTTTGGTCAGCCGTTGATGGTGCTTATGTCCCCCCAAGAGACACCATCCACGCTACGTGATGTGCGTCACGGTGGCAGTCTCTTCACCCTCTTTCTTCATTCACCACTTGCCGCCTTTTGCCTTATATGCAACGTCGGTAGCTTAGCGGTGCATCACTGGGAACGATGCCAGAATCACGTTGAACGTTTTCTCATCGAGGCAAGTCGTCTTGTCATTCGTTCCAGATGTG AAAGCAGtattctgcaattttttgGCGACGACTTCCTCCGATTGCTAGTTGTTCGCTACGTATTCTGTGACGTTGTCCTCCACCTGCACCGATCATTTCGTGGTCGTCATCAACGGCCATGCTGCCATCCACCACTGCCGGAGGCAGAGGTACTGCAGCATCCAGCGCTCCATCACATAGTGCTCGATCTAGCTGCGTGCATTGATGCACGTGAACACTTTCCCGACAGCAATGAATTAGCCTGA